One Amycolatopsis thermophila DNA segment encodes these proteins:
- a CDS encoding BTAD domain-containing putative transcriptional regulator translates to MGSSVRFAVLGPLVAETGRGPLDLKGPRHRAVLARLLIARGRVVPVGRLVDDLWADPPDGAVGAIQTFVSALRRALEPDRPPRAPARLLVTTGPGYALHAESVDAWRFEEALTRARELPAAAALSLVDEALALWRGPAYAEFADQGWARAEITRLDELRRQARERRAEALLDLGRAAEAVPELESHAGAHPLREDAWRLLALALYRAGRQGDALAALRRVRRALADELGVDPGPGLRNLESAILAQSAELTAAPPVPALVGRDGELARLAEAVLHPRLVLISGEAGAGKTALAEAFAATLEGRGWTIAWGASPEHEGVPAAWPWRQILDSLGLHVPVPDGDPATARFRWHQAVREHLAARRPLLLVLDDLHWADEETLALLAELAGGPVLVVATYRSTDVPARLADFLGRAARAEPVRIYLGGLPADAVPALVRDITGRDVDPGTARIIHQRSGGNPFFARELARVLDSDGALSAVPAGVRDVVRYRVGQLPEDVRTVLRRAAVIGTEIDLDLLPGDALDAVEIATERGFLVEHGPGRFRFAHALVRDTLYQDLSHSRRARLHAETGAEIERLRPGDVAALAHHFLLAGSPAAVRYARAAAEDAERRFAPHEAARLWQAALDRSSADGPGRLELVMGLVRALAVTGRLDEARRHRAEAVTLAERLGDPSLTARVLAAFDVPAIWTENDDPALARRIVAVTERTLDALPAGEEAVRSRLLATLALELRNTAGDRGPAAAREAESLARRLGDPGLLAFALNARFMQSFERAGLAPERARIGRELVDLAARHELVAFEVLGHLVLMQACSALADLPAAARHAEAADRLGERHRLPLVGVFTQWFRAMRLSASGQPAEAAYRAAAARLTGTGMSGLDGGILGFALLCDRLQRGADPGHDLDFGAYEPWCRPVVSDDGSPIPDSPRDLLFEARTCLHALVAVRRGDRPAMRRLHAELLPAADELAGAGSGLLTLGPVAGYLAQLARHGQGR, encoded by the coding sequence ATGGGTTCGTCCGTGCGGTTCGCGGTGCTCGGCCCGCTGGTGGCCGAGACCGGGCGCGGCCCGCTCGACCTCAAGGGACCGCGGCACCGGGCGGTCCTCGCGCGCCTGCTGATCGCCCGCGGCCGCGTCGTTCCGGTCGGCCGGCTCGTCGACGACCTGTGGGCCGACCCGCCCGACGGCGCGGTCGGCGCCATCCAGACCTTCGTCTCGGCGCTCCGCCGCGCGCTGGAACCGGACCGCCCGCCCCGCGCACCGGCCCGGCTCCTCGTCACCACCGGCCCCGGCTACGCGCTGCACGCCGAATCCGTCGACGCGTGGCGGTTCGAGGAGGCGCTCACCCGGGCGCGCGAGCTCCCCGCGGCCGCCGCACTGTCCCTTGTGGACGAGGCGCTGGCCCTGTGGCGCGGCCCCGCCTACGCCGAGTTCGCCGACCAGGGCTGGGCGCGCGCGGAGATCACGCGCTTGGACGAGCTGCGCCGGCAGGCGCGGGAGCGCCGGGCGGAGGCCCTGCTCGACCTGGGCCGCGCCGCCGAAGCCGTGCCGGAGCTGGAGTCGCACGCCGGAGCGCACCCGCTCCGCGAGGACGCGTGGCGGCTGCTGGCGCTCGCGCTCTACCGGGCCGGACGTCAGGGCGACGCGCTCGCCGCCCTCCGCCGGGTCCGGCGCGCCCTCGCCGACGAACTGGGCGTGGATCCCGGCCCGGGCCTGCGGAACCTGGAGTCCGCCATCCTCGCGCAGTCCGCCGAACTGACCGCCGCCCCGCCGGTGCCCGCCCTGGTCGGGCGGGACGGCGAGCTGGCCCGGCTCGCCGAGGCCGTCCTGCACCCCCGTCTCGTCCTGATCTCGGGCGAGGCCGGGGCGGGCAAGACCGCGCTCGCCGAAGCGTTCGCCGCGACCCTCGAGGGGCGCGGCTGGACCATCGCCTGGGGCGCCAGCCCCGAGCACGAGGGCGTCCCGGCGGCCTGGCCGTGGCGGCAGATCCTGGACAGCCTCGGCCTGCACGTGCCGGTGCCCGACGGCGACCCCGCGACCGCCCGCTTCCGGTGGCACCAGGCCGTGCGGGAGCACCTGGCCGCGCGGCGCCCGTTGCTGCTGGTCCTCGACGATCTCCACTGGGCCGACGAGGAAACCCTCGCCCTGCTGGCCGAACTCGCCGGGGGGCCGGTCCTCGTGGTGGCGACCTACCGCAGCACCGACGTCCCGGCGCGGCTCGCCGACTTCCTCGGCCGCGCCGCGCGCGCCGAGCCCGTGCGGATCTACCTCGGCGGGCTACCGGCCGACGCGGTGCCCGCGCTCGTGCGCGACATCACCGGGCGGGACGTGGACCCGGGTACCGCGCGGATCATCCACCAGCGCAGCGGCGGCAACCCGTTCTTCGCGCGGGAACTCGCGCGCGTGCTCGACAGCGACGGCGCGCTGTCCGCGGTGCCCGCGGGGGTGCGTGACGTCGTGCGGTACCGCGTCGGCCAGCTGCCCGAGGACGTGCGGACGGTCCTGCGACGAGCCGCTGTCATCGGCACCGAGATCGACCTCGACCTCCTGCCCGGCGACGCGCTCGACGCCGTCGAGATCGCCACCGAGCGGGGTTTCCTCGTCGAGCACGGGCCCGGACGCTTCCGCTTCGCGCACGCGCTCGTGCGGGACACCCTCTACCAGGACCTGTCGCACTCGCGCCGAGCTCGTCTGCACGCCGAGACCGGTGCCGAGATCGAACGGCTGCGGCCCGGCGACGTCGCCGCGCTGGCGCACCACTTCCTGCTGGCCGGGTCGCCGGCCGCGGTGCGGTACGCGCGGGCGGCGGCCGAGGACGCCGAGCGCCGGTTCGCCCCGCACGAGGCTGCCCGGCTCTGGCAGGCGGCGCTCGACCGTTCGAGTGCGGATGGGCCCGGCCGGCTGGAGCTGGTCATGGGCCTGGTGCGCGCGCTGGCCGTGACCGGGCGGCTCGACGAGGCCCGCCGCCACCGTGCGGAAGCCGTCACGCTCGCCGAACGCCTCGGCGACCCGTCGCTGACCGCGCGGGTGCTCGCCGCGTTCGACGTGCCGGCGATCTGGACGGAGAACGACGACCCGGCCCTGGCCCGGCGGATCGTCGCGGTCACCGAGCGGACCCTCGACGCGTTGCCGGCGGGGGAGGAGGCCGTGCGCAGCCGCCTGCTCGCCACCCTCGCGCTGGAGCTGCGCAACACCGCCGGCGACCGCGGACCGGCGGCGGCCCGCGAGGCCGAGTCGCTGGCTCGCCGGCTGGGCGATCCGGGGCTGCTGGCGTTCGCGCTGAACGCCCGGTTCATGCAGTCCTTCGAGCGGGCCGGACTCGCGCCCGAGCGAGCCCGCATCGGGCGGGAGCTGGTCGATCTCGCGGCCCGGCACGAGCTGGTGGCGTTCGAGGTGCTGGGGCACCTCGTGCTCATGCAGGCCTGCTCCGCTCTGGCCGACCTCCCGGCCGCGGCGCGGCACGCGGAGGCGGCCGATCGCCTGGGTGAGCGGCACCGGCTTCCGCTGGTGGGCGTGTTCACGCAGTGGTTCCGGGCGATGCGGCTGTCCGCGTCGGGGCAGCCGGCCGAGGCCGCCTACCGGGCCGCGGCCGCACGTCTGACCGGCACCGGGATGTCCGGTTTGGACGGTGGGATCCTCGGTTTCGCGCTGCTGTGCGACCGGCTCCAGCGCGGGGCGGACCCCGGGCACGACCTCGATTTCGGCGCCTACGAGCCGTGGTGCCGCCCCGTCGTGAGCGACGACGGTTCACCGATCCCGGACTCGCCGCGCGATCTGCTGTTCGAAGCGCGGACCTGCCTGCACGCCCTGGTCGCGGTGCGCCGGGGCGACCGCCCCGCGATGCGGCGGTTGCACGCAGAGCTGCTGCCCGCGGCGGACGAACTCGCCGGCGCCGGCAGCGGCCTGCTCACCCTCGGCCCGGTCGCCGGCTACCTCGCCCAGCTCGCCCGGCACGGGCAGGGTCGCTAG
- a CDS encoding alpha/beta fold hydrolase yields MQITGFDYQRVPVADGVSLNVAIGGSGSPVVLLHGFPQTHLMWRHVAADLAADHTVIVPDLRGYGDSDKPADTGETYSKRTMAADVVAVARAFGHARFALAGHDRGALVAIRAGLDHPDAVTHLASLDVLPTLDMWDVMHGASAAVGFHLYLMAQPPGLAEKMIGAVPDEFFGYFLDAWTQNPDAIPADVRAEYLRASREAVTSIVADYRATAGIDITHDTADREAGRRLAMPVTVLQQDWGAALGYDAEAVWRAWAPDLVHRTVTSGHFMAEEGPAEVIKALRDLLAR; encoded by the coding sequence ATGCAGATCACCGGATTCGACTACCAGCGGGTTCCCGTCGCCGACGGCGTCTCACTCAACGTCGCGATCGGCGGCTCCGGCAGCCCGGTCGTGTTGTTGCACGGGTTCCCGCAGACCCACCTGATGTGGCGGCACGTGGCCGCCGACCTCGCCGCCGATCACACCGTGATCGTGCCCGACCTGCGCGGATACGGCGACAGCGACAAGCCGGCCGACACCGGCGAGACGTACTCGAAGCGCACGATGGCGGCCGACGTCGTGGCCGTGGCCAGGGCGTTCGGGCATGCGCGGTTCGCACTGGCCGGCCACGACCGGGGCGCGCTCGTCGCGATCCGCGCCGGGCTGGACCACCCGGACGCGGTGACGCACCTGGCGTCGCTCGACGTGCTGCCGACGCTGGACATGTGGGACGTGATGCACGGCGCGAGCGCGGCGGTCGGGTTCCACCTCTACCTGATGGCGCAGCCGCCCGGGCTGGCCGAGAAGATGATCGGCGCGGTGCCGGACGAGTTCTTCGGGTACTTCCTGGACGCGTGGACGCAGAACCCGGACGCGATCCCGGCGGACGTGCGGGCCGAGTACCTGCGAGCCTCCCGCGAGGCGGTGACCTCCATCGTCGCCGACTACCGGGCCACCGCGGGGATCGACATCACGCACGACACCGCGGACCGGGAGGCCGGCCGCCGGCTTGCGATGCCGGTGACGGTGCTGCAGCAGGACTGGGGCGCGGCGCTGGGCTACGACGCCGAGGCGGTGTGGCGCGCGTGGGCGCCCGACCTGGTGCACCGCACGGTCACGAGCGGGCACTTCATGGCGGAAGAGGGTCCGGCCGAAGTGATCAAAGCCCTGCGCGACCTCCTCGCGCGATGA
- a CDS encoding serine hydrolase domain-containing protein, translating into MSTGGLSKARLGRLHDVMAGYVERGEVPGVVTLVERRGEVHVDVLGSVAFGGPPLRRDNLFRISSMTKPVAAAAAMVLVEQCRLRLDEPVDELLPELADRRVLTRADGPLDDTVPAERALTLRDLLTFRMGFGQLYLPEEPPIVRAANEAGLGMGPPRPSEMPEPDEWMRRLGAFPLMYPPGMRWLYNTGSDVLGVLLARVTGKPLEDVLREAVLDPLGMDDTRFCGDPGRLVTAYLGDGSVYDPPEGEWSRPPAFPSAAAGLVSTVDDYLAFGRMMLHFGRFGSERLLARPTVEAMVTDQLTPGEKAVSGFYPGYFDTRGWGFGLSMTTARDGVASVPGRFGWDGGLGTSWFSDPKEDLIGILLTQKAGFPQFSNLYLDYWTSVYQAIAD; encoded by the coding sequence ATGAGCACAGGCGGACTGTCGAAGGCTCGACTGGGGCGGTTGCACGACGTGATGGCCGGTTACGTCGAACGCGGCGAGGTGCCCGGTGTCGTCACGCTGGTGGAACGTCGCGGCGAGGTGCACGTCGACGTGCTCGGGTCGGTCGCCTTCGGCGGGCCGCCGCTGCGCCGGGACAACCTGTTCCGCATCAGCTCGATGACCAAGCCGGTGGCCGCGGCGGCCGCGATGGTGCTCGTCGAGCAGTGCCGGCTCCGCCTCGACGAACCCGTCGACGAGCTGCTGCCCGAGCTCGCGGACCGGCGCGTGCTGACGCGGGCGGACGGCCCGCTGGACGACACGGTGCCGGCCGAGCGGGCCCTGACCCTGCGCGACCTGCTGACGTTCCGGATGGGGTTCGGGCAGCTCTACCTGCCGGAGGAGCCGCCGATCGTGCGGGCGGCGAACGAGGCCGGCCTCGGCATGGGCCCGCCGCGGCCGTCGGAGATGCCGGAGCCGGACGAGTGGATGCGGCGGCTGGGCGCGTTCCCGCTGATGTACCCGCCGGGGATGCGCTGGCTGTACAACACCGGCTCGGACGTGCTGGGCGTGCTGCTGGCGCGGGTGACCGGCAAGCCGCTGGAGGACGTGCTGCGGGAGGCGGTGCTCGACCCGCTGGGCATGGACGACACGCGGTTCTGCGGTGACCCGGGCCGGCTGGTGACCGCGTACCTGGGCGACGGGAGCGTGTACGACCCGCCGGAGGGCGAGTGGTCCCGCCCGCCGGCGTTCCCGTCGGCCGCCGCCGGACTGGTTTCCACGGTGGACGACTACCTGGCGTTCGGGCGGATGATGCTCCACTTCGGACGCTTCGGCAGCGAACGGCTGCTGGCGCGGCCCACGGTCGAGGCGATGGTGACCGACCAGCTCACCCCCGGCGAGAAGGCGGTGTCCGGCTTCTACCCCGGCTACTTCGACACCCGGGGCTGGGGGTTCGGCCTGTCGATGACCACCGCCCGCGACGGCGTGGCGTCCGTCCCCGGCCGCTTCGGATGGGACGGCGGGCTCGGCACATCCTGGTTCTCCGACCCGAAGGAGGACCTGATCGGGATCCTGCTCACGCAGAAGGCCGGGTTCCCGCAGTTCAGCAACCTGTACCTGGACTACTGGACCTCGGTGTACCAGGCGATCGCGGACTAG
- a CDS encoding peroxiredoxin-like family protein, translating to MHVDARELVAVTGDRFPVPDPERLVHLQFRRFAGCPVCNLHLRSVVQRHDEITAAGVREVVFFHSPADELRSYDLPFAVIADPGKRYYREFGVESSRRALLHPRTWGAIVRGSALTLRGKFRPPAARQEGGRLGLPADFLIAPGGEVLAHKYGEHAYDQWSVDELLTHARAAVPR from the coding sequence ATGCACGTCGACGCACGAGAACTGGTCGCGGTCACCGGCGACCGTTTCCCGGTTCCCGACCCCGAACGCCTGGTCCACCTGCAGTTCCGGCGGTTCGCCGGCTGCCCGGTCTGCAACCTCCACCTGCGCTCGGTCGTCCAGCGGCACGACGAGATCACCGCCGCCGGCGTCCGCGAGGTGGTGTTCTTCCACTCGCCCGCCGACGAGCTGCGCTCGTACGACCTGCCGTTCGCGGTGATCGCGGACCCGGGCAAGCGGTACTACCGCGAGTTCGGGGTCGAATCGAGCCGCCGGGCGCTGCTGCACCCGCGGACCTGGGGCGCGATCGTGCGCGGATCGGCCCTGACGCTGCGCGGGAAGTTCCGGCCACCCGCGGCCAGACAGGAGGGCGGGCGGCTCGGCCTGCCCGCGGACTTCCTGATCGCGCCCGGCGGGGAGGTACTGGCGCACAAGTACGGCGAGCACGCCTACGACCAGTGGTCGGTCGACGAGCTGCTGACCCACGCGCGGGCGGCGGTGCCGCGGTGA
- a CDS encoding TetR/AcrR family transcriptional regulator encodes MMYAVNAMPRPRSLTTDQIAAAALAVLDRDGLDALSMRTVAKELGVGTMSLYRYVSDRDQLEGLVVDLVLRAIDLSVPIGSAGERLTALADRVRTAVSHHPAVVPLLLIHRHRAPSSTRWGEAMLTVLTEAGITGEQRVIAFRAILGYVFGALQVEHFGALSGPGTAALAELPREEFPVLSETAAQARSIPPEVEFRRGFDLLLRGLGL; translated from the coding sequence ATGATGTACGCTGTCAACGCCATGCCGCGCCCCCGTTCCCTGACGACCGACCAGATCGCCGCCGCGGCACTGGCCGTCCTCGACCGCGACGGGCTGGACGCGCTGTCGATGCGCACGGTCGCCAAGGAGCTCGGCGTCGGCACGATGTCGCTCTACCGCTACGTGTCCGACCGCGACCAGCTCGAAGGACTCGTGGTCGACCTGGTGCTGCGCGCGATCGACCTGTCCGTGCCGATCGGTTCCGCCGGCGAACGGCTGACCGCCCTGGCCGACCGGGTGCGGACAGCGGTGTCGCACCACCCGGCGGTCGTGCCGCTGCTGCTGATCCACCGCCACCGCGCGCCCAGCTCGACGCGCTGGGGCGAAGCGATGCTGACCGTCCTCACCGAGGCGGGCATCACCGGCGAGCAGCGGGTGATCGCGTTCCGGGCGATCCTGGGTTACGTCTTCGGCGCCCTGCAGGTCGAGCACTTCGGGGCGCTGTCCGGGCCGGGCACGGCCGCGCTCGCCGAGCTGCCGCGCGAGGAGTTCCCGGTCCTGTCCGAAACCGCCGCGCAGGCCCGGTCGATCCCGCCGGAGGTGGAGTTCCGGCGCGGCTTCGACCTCCTGCTGCGCGGCCTGGGCCTCTAG
- a CDS encoding PPOX class F420-dependent oxidoreductase, whose amino-acid sequence MSQALLDLVADQRFGTLATVRKDGRPQLSTVIYGWYPEEKLIRLSSTADRAKVWNLRRDPRAVLHVAAPNGLAYAVVEGDAEVSPVSTEPGDATGREMAEYATRFEDPYADLGAFYRRMVEDQRVVIRIPVSRVYGLPPGALPVPD is encoded by the coding sequence ATGAGCCAAGCACTCCTCGACCTCGTGGCGGACCAGCGGTTCGGCACCCTGGCCACCGTCCGCAAGGACGGCAGGCCGCAACTGTCCACCGTGATCTACGGCTGGTACCCCGAGGAGAAGCTCATCCGCTTGAGCTCGACGGCGGACCGGGCGAAGGTCTGGAACCTGCGCCGCGACCCGCGCGCCGTGCTGCACGTCGCGGCTCCGAACGGCCTGGCGTACGCGGTCGTCGAGGGCGACGCCGAGGTCTCGCCGGTCAGCACCGAGCCGGGTGACGCCACCGGGCGGGAGATGGCCGAGTACGCCACGCGGTTCGAGGACCCCTACGCCGATCTCGGCGCGTTTTACCGGCGCATGGTCGAGGACCAGCGCGTGGTGATCCGGATCCCGGTGTCCCGGGTGTACGGTCTGCCGCCGGGCGCCCTCCCGGTGCCGGACTAG
- a CDS encoding ArsR/SmtB family transcription factor — translation MASTFEVLAEPRRREILDLLRASERPVGDLVERLQLTQPAVSKHLKVLREAGLVEVRQDAQRRWYRLRPEPLAEIDAWLAPYRRMWDASLDALERHLDSMEEP, via the coding sequence ATGGCATCAACGTTCGAGGTCCTCGCCGAGCCGCGGCGCCGCGAGATCCTCGACCTGCTCCGCGCGTCCGAGCGGCCGGTCGGGGACCTGGTCGAGCGCCTGCAGCTGACCCAGCCCGCGGTGTCCAAGCACCTCAAGGTGCTCCGCGAGGCGGGCCTGGTCGAGGTGCGGCAGGACGCGCAACGGCGGTGGTACCGGCTGCGCCCGGAGCCGCTCGCCGAGATCGACGCGTGGCTGGCGCCCTACCGGCGCATGTGGGACGCGAGCCTGGACGCCCTCGAACGGCACCTGGACTCGATGGAGGAACCGTGA
- a CDS encoding SRPBCC family protein, protein MTELRTIAGKPVLRFERRLAHRPEKVWRAVTEPAELAHWFPARVETQARVGAPMRFVFPEQAPVDDGGTGEVLEFDPPKVFAFRWNLDVLRFELRPDGDGCLLVFTQTLGGGEIGRLSGGRNAFGWTVCLDGLAARLDGTEAPPRPDPLHEMERYIEEFGLGEGSVHETAEGYELRFARDLVWKPADEVWRLLTEDSPVTPGGPAPLPATNGAVPAGRVFTASAPHVLEYEWLHDGSPAGRVRFEVVVDPELGTRIELTQTVPFALAHLRAELLAAWQTHLELFFAATFGEIRCPWPEARTAELTKRYAQRLAS, encoded by the coding sequence GTGACCGAACTGCGGACGATCGCCGGAAAGCCCGTGCTGCGCTTCGAACGGCGGCTGGCCCACCGGCCCGAGAAGGTGTGGCGGGCGGTCACCGAACCGGCCGAGCTCGCGCACTGGTTCCCCGCGCGGGTCGAGACGCAGGCGCGGGTGGGCGCGCCGATGCGGTTCGTCTTCCCCGAGCAGGCGCCGGTGGACGACGGCGGCACCGGGGAGGTCCTCGAGTTCGACCCGCCGAAGGTGTTCGCGTTCCGCTGGAACCTCGACGTGCTGCGGTTCGAGCTCCGGCCCGACGGCGACGGCTGCCTGCTGGTCTTCACCCAGACGCTCGGCGGCGGCGAGATCGGGCGGCTGTCCGGCGGGCGCAACGCGTTCGGCTGGACCGTCTGCCTCGACGGCCTCGCCGCGCGCCTCGACGGCACCGAGGCCCCGCCGCGGCCGGACCCGCTCCACGAGATGGAGCGCTACATCGAGGAGTTCGGCCTCGGCGAGGGCTCGGTGCACGAGACGGCCGAGGGCTACGAGTTGCGGTTCGCACGCGACCTGGTGTGGAAGCCGGCCGACGAGGTCTGGCGGCTGCTGACCGAGGACTCGCCGGTCACACCCGGCGGCCCGGCGCCGCTGCCGGCGACGAACGGTGCGGTGCCCGCCGGCCGCGTGTTCACGGCTTCCGCGCCGCACGTGCTGGAGTACGAGTGGCTGCACGACGGTTCCCCGGCGGGCCGGGTCCGGTTCGAGGTCGTGGTGGATCCGGAACTGGGCACGCGCATCGAGCTGACGCAGACGGTGCCGTTCGCGCTGGCGCACCTGCGGGCCGAGCTGCTGGCCGCCTGGCAGACCCACCTGGAGCTGTTCTTCGCGGCCACCTTCGGTGAGATCCGCTGCCCCTGGCCGGAGGCGCGCACCGCGGAACTGACCAAGCGCTACGCGCAGCGGCTGGCGAGCTGA
- a CDS encoding acyl-CoA carboxylase subunit beta: protein MSSATEPIGTPPAEEPDIHTTAGKLADLYRRNDEAVHAGSARAVERQHAKGKKTARERIDLLLDPGSFVELDELARHRSTNFGQEKNRPYGDGVVTGYGTIDGRPVCVFSQDVTVFGGSLGEVYGEKIVKVMDLAIKTGRPIIGINEGGGARIQEGVVSLGLYGEIFTRNVKASGVVPQISLIMGANAGGHVYSPALTDFVVMVDQTSHMFITGPDVVKTVTGEEVTFEELGGARTHNTKSGNAHYLGSDEEDAIAYVKELLSFLPSNNLSEPPVFESPEPVDGSIADGVTESDLELDTLIPDSPNQPYDMHEVVTRVLDDGEFLEIQELFAPNVIVGFGRVDGHAVGVVANQPTQFAGCLDIDASEKAARFVRTCDAFNVPVLTFVDVPGFLPGTDQEWNGIIRRGAKLIYAYAEATVPLVTVITRKAYGGAYDVMGSKHLGADINLAWPTAQVAVMGAQGAANIVHRKTLAKAADEGKDVEALRAELIQEYEDTLLNPYEAAERGYVDSVIVPSHTRGHVARALSMLRDKRETLPPKKHGNIPL, encoded by the coding sequence ATGAGCAGCGCGACGGAGCCGATCGGGACGCCTCCGGCGGAGGAGCCGGACATCCACACCACGGCCGGGAAGCTGGCCGACCTGTACCGCCGGAACGACGAGGCGGTGCACGCCGGGTCCGCCCGGGCGGTGGAGCGTCAGCACGCCAAGGGCAAGAAGACCGCTCGCGAGCGGATCGACCTGCTGCTCGACCCCGGTTCGTTCGTCGAGCTCGACGAACTGGCCCGGCACCGGTCGACGAACTTCGGGCAGGAGAAGAACCGCCCCTACGGCGACGGCGTGGTCACCGGGTACGGCACCATCGACGGCCGCCCGGTGTGCGTGTTCAGCCAGGACGTGACCGTGTTCGGCGGTTCGCTGGGCGAGGTCTACGGCGAGAAGATCGTCAAGGTGATGGACCTGGCCATCAAGACCGGCCGCCCGATCATCGGGATCAACGAGGGCGGCGGCGCGCGCATCCAGGAGGGCGTGGTCTCGCTCGGCCTCTACGGCGAGATCTTCACCCGCAACGTCAAGGCCTCCGGTGTGGTGCCGCAGATCTCGCTGATCATGGGCGCCAACGCGGGCGGGCACGTGTACTCCCCCGCGCTCACCGACTTCGTCGTGATGGTCGACCAGACCTCGCACATGTTCATCACCGGCCCGGACGTGGTGAAGACCGTGACCGGCGAGGAGGTCACCTTCGAAGAGCTGGGCGGCGCGCGGACCCACAACACCAAGTCGGGCAACGCGCACTACCTCGGCTCCGACGAGGAGGACGCGATCGCCTACGTCAAGGAGCTGCTGTCCTTCCTGCCGTCGAACAACCTGTCCGAGCCGCCGGTGTTCGAGTCGCCGGAGCCGGTGGACGGGTCGATCGCGGACGGCGTGACCGAGTCCGACCTCGAGCTGGACACCCTGATCCCGGACTCGCCGAACCAGCCTTACGACATGCACGAGGTCGTCACCCGCGTGCTGGACGACGGCGAGTTCCTGGAGATCCAGGAGCTGTTCGCGCCGAACGTCATCGTCGGGTTCGGGCGGGTCGACGGGCACGCGGTCGGCGTGGTCGCCAACCAGCCGACGCAGTTCGCCGGGTGCCTCGACATCGACGCCTCGGAGAAGGCAGCGCGGTTCGTGCGGACCTGCGACGCCTTCAACGTGCCGGTGCTGACCTTCGTGGACGTGCCGGGCTTCCTGCCGGGCACCGACCAGGAGTGGAACGGCATCATCCGCCGCGGCGCGAAGCTGATCTACGCCTACGCCGAGGCGACGGTCCCGCTGGTCACGGTCATCACGCGCAAGGCCTACGGCGGCGCCTACGACGTCATGGGCTCCAAGCACCTGGGTGCGGACATCAACCTGGCCTGGCCGACGGCGCAGGTCGCGGTGATGGGCGCCCAGGGCGCGGCGAACATCGTGCACCGCAAGACGCTCGCGAAGGCCGCCGACGAGGGCAAGGACGTCGAGGCGCTGCGGGCCGAGCTGATCCAGGAGTACGAGGACACGCTGCTCAACCCCTACGAGGCGGCCGAGCGCGGGTACGTGGACTCGGTGATCGTGCCGTCCCACACGCGCGGCCACGTGGCCCGGGCGCTGTCCATGCTGCGTGACAAGCGCGAGACGCTGCCGCCCAAGAAGCACGGCAACATCCCGCTGTGA
- a CDS encoding acyl-CoA carboxylase epsilon subunit, with protein MSEPQETPPARPMLRVVRGTPDETELAALTAVVAAAASSGGAEPEKPERTSFWADRAALVRKPLPQPGSGAWRASAWPR; from the coding sequence ATGAGCGAGCCGCAGGAGACGCCTCCCGCCCGCCCGATGCTGCGCGTCGTGCGCGGCACTCCCGACGAGACCGAGCTGGCCGCGCTGACCGCGGTCGTGGCCGCGGCAGCGTCGTCCGGCGGGGCCGAGCCGGAGAAGCCGGAGCGGACCTCGTTCTGGGCGGACCGCGCGGCGCTGGTGCGCAAGCCGTTGCCGCAGCCCGGTTCGGGCGCCTGGCGCGCCTCCGCCTGGCCGCGCTGA